One Cyanobacteria bacterium FACHB-DQ100 DNA segment encodes these proteins:
- a CDS encoding Fe-S cluster assembly protein HesB: MRSRPPSVTPELQQKLIQIHDRLCQEYGCPIPYFHNLDPLSELVSALLSHRTKNADSARAFKQLKAKFSTWEAVRDAPEKEIETAIAPCTWADQKALRLKQILQQITVQRGELSIEFLADLSVEEARNWLESFPGIGRKTSAAVLAFSNLRRRALPVDSHHHRVAIRLGLIPETVAVAPAHDLLEAQLPAGWTAQQVYDNHEVLMLHGQRCCFYRSPQCDRCVVLSLCPYGQSRLG, from the coding sequence ATGCGATCGCGCCCCCCTTCTGTCACCCCAGAACTTCAGCAAAAACTGATTCAGATTCACGATCGTTTATGCCAAGAATACGGCTGTCCAATTCCGTATTTTCATAATCTCGATCCGCTGAGCGAATTAGTTTCAGCGTTGTTATCTCATCGGACTAAAAATGCGGATTCTGCGCGGGCATTCAAACAATTAAAAGCAAAGTTCTCCACTTGGGAGGCAGTCCGCGACGCGCCAGAAAAAGAAATTGAAACCGCGATCGCACCTTGCACTTGGGCAGATCAAAAAGCACTGCGGCTCAAACAAATTTTGCAGCAAATCACTGTCCAGCGCGGCGAATTGTCGATCGAGTTTCTCGCCGATCTCAGCGTCGAAGAAGCTCGAAACTGGCTGGAATCTTTTCCGGGCATCGGGCGTAAAACCAGCGCGGCAGTTCTCGCCTTCAGCAATCTCCGGCGACGCGCCTTACCTGTGGATAGTCATCATCACCGCGTAGCAATTCGACTCGGTTTAATTCCCGAAACGGTCGCGGTTGCCCCAGCTCACGACTTGCTAGAAGCACAATTGCCCGCAGGTTGGACAGCCCAACAGGTGTACGATAACCACGAAGTTCTCATGCTACATGGACAGCGCTGTTGTTTTTACCGCAGTCCCCAGTGCGATCGCTGTGTAGTTCTTTCGCTCTGTCCCTACGGTCAATCCCGTTTAGGGTAA
- a CDS encoding Uma2 family endonuclease, whose translation MTISTWKWTVDRYHQAVEAGVFDDVQVELLKGELVEMSPEGISHTGLSSDAGDYLRDRLGSRAKVREGHPITLPNNSEPEPDLAIVEPLGEVYITGHHPYPENIFWIIEYSNTSLQKDLEIKPKVYAEAGIREYWVINLKTRELNIFRDAVNGEYQHQVVLTDDRVTPLAFPEVEVEVARLLR comes from the coding sequence ATGACAATTTCGACTTGGAAATGGACAGTTGATCGCTATCACCAAGCAGTAGAAGCAGGTGTGTTTGATGATGTGCAGGTTGAACTATTGAAGGGAGAGCTGGTAGAAATGTCCCCTGAAGGAATTTCTCATACTGGATTAAGCAGCGATGCAGGCGATTATTTACGCGATCGTCTAGGCAGTCGCGCCAAAGTTCGAGAGGGACACCCGATTACCCTGCCAAACAACTCAGAACCCGAACCCGACTTAGCGATCGTTGAACCGCTCGGAGAGGTCTACATCACTGGGCATCACCCCTACCCGGAGAACATCTTCTGGATCATCGAGTATTCCAATACAAGTTTGCAAAAGGACTTAGAGATCAAGCCCAAAGTCTATGCAGAAGCAGGAATTCGCGAGTATTGGGTGATTAACCTAAAAACTAGGGAGTTGAACATCTTTCGGGATGCGGTAAATGGGGAGTATCAGCATCAAGTTGTGTTGACCGATGACAGGGTTACTCCTCTAGCTTTTCCAGAGGTCGAGGTTGAAGTAGCGAGACTATTGAGGTGA
- the trmFO gene encoding FADH(2)-oxidizing methylenetetrahydrofolate--tRNA-(uracil(54)-C(5))-methyltransferase TrmFO, which produces MTELSPIHVIGGGLAGTEAAWQIAQAGVPVVLHEMRPIRQSPAHHSEHLAELVCSNSFGAQATDRSSGLLHEELRRLGSIVIQTADQHQVPAGGALAVDRGVFSQELTETLSNHPLIELRREEVVEIPRSGVVVLTTGPLTSEALSQDLQRLTGMEYMSFFDAASPIVVGESIDFETAFLASRYDRGEAAYLNCPMDKAQYLHFWQELCNAEQAELKDFERETAKFFEACLPIEEMARRGEDTMRYGPLKPVGLFDARKGNFRDNKEHRPYAVVQLRQEDKSGQLWNMVGFQTNLRWGEQKRVFRLIPGLENAEFVRMGVMHRNTFINSPELLLPTLQFKSRSTLLAAGQLSGTEGYTAACAGGWLAGTNAARVALGLPTLSLPVTTMMGALFDFISSASPKHFQPMPPNFGILPELPQKIRNKQERYGQYRDRALSDLDQFRASLSSNNYAFALS; this is translated from the coding sequence ATGACCGAACTTTCTCCAATTCATGTCATTGGCGGCGGATTAGCAGGCACCGAAGCGGCTTGGCAGATTGCTCAAGCGGGTGTCCCCGTCGTGCTACATGAAATGCGCCCGATTCGTCAAAGCCCTGCTCATCACTCCGAGCATCTGGCGGAATTGGTGTGCAGTAACTCATTTGGAGCGCAAGCAACCGATCGCTCCTCCGGACTGCTGCACGAAGAATTGCGGCGCTTGGGGTCGATCGTGATTCAAACCGCAGATCAGCATCAAGTTCCGGCGGGTGGGGCATTGGCGGTTGATCGGGGGGTGTTCAGCCAAGAATTAACCGAAACCCTGTCGAATCATCCTCTAATTGAGTTACGGCGTGAAGAAGTGGTCGAAATTCCGCGATCGGGCGTTGTGGTGCTGACGACAGGGCCTTTAACCAGTGAAGCGCTCTCCCAGGATTTGCAGCGCCTGACCGGAATGGAGTATATGAGTTTCTTCGATGCAGCAAGCCCGATCGTCGTGGGAGAGTCGATCGATTTTGAAACCGCATTTTTGGCTTCTCGGTACGATCGTGGCGAAGCCGCCTACCTCAATTGCCCAATGGACAAAGCGCAGTATCTCCACTTCTGGCAAGAGCTGTGCAATGCAGAACAGGCGGAATTAAAAGATTTTGAGCGCGAAACGGCGAAATTTTTTGAAGCGTGCTTACCGATCGAGGAAATGGCGCGACGGGGCGAAGATACGATGCGTTACGGCCCGCTTAAACCTGTGGGACTGTTTGATGCCCGAAAAGGCAACTTCCGCGACAACAAAGAGCATCGCCCTTATGCAGTTGTCCAGTTGCGCCAGGAAGATAAATCCGGGCAATTGTGGAACATGGTCGGATTTCAAACCAACTTACGCTGGGGTGAACAAAAGCGCGTCTTTCGGCTCATTCCCGGTTTAGAGAATGCTGAATTTGTGCGAATGGGTGTGATGCACCGCAATACGTTTATCAACTCACCCGAACTGCTTCTACCAACCTTGCAATTTAAATCGCGATCGACCCTTCTTGCCGCCGGACAACTCAGCGGAACTGAAGGTTACACGGCGGCTTGTGCAGGCGGTTGGTTAGCGGGAACCAATGCTGCTCGTGTGGCGTTGGGATTACCAACCCTGTCTCTTCCGGTCACAACGATGATGGGCGCGTTGTTCGATTTCATCAGTTCTGCCTCTCCAAAGCATTTCCAACCGATGCCGCCGAACTTTGGCATCTTACCGGAACTGCCGCAGAAGATTCGCAACAAACAAGAGCGGTATGGACAATATCGCGATCGTGCCCTGTCCGATTTAGACCAATTCCGCGCTTCTTTATCCTCGAACAACTATGCGTTTGCTTTGTCTTAG
- a CDS encoding DUF4303 domain-containing protein, with the protein MTNTELQTWLDRDDFELLDAIKSEIRTHIAKLHAHSTQFYGYALLPGELEAICDLVAAFNCESDIAPEHIASSYYRYSVDEWANYAHSEFPRSSAIIDSRNAQFKKLHRKDNSNEYLLDDWEVAHANKLLTTILTAMIELRHDGLLGGEKSFAIIWISDSDHSIMSQSAKALNSDAIYKTYIQEFCD; encoded by the coding sequence ATGACGAATACCGAATTGCAAACATGGCTTGATCGTGATGATTTTGAGCTTCTTGATGCGATTAAATCAGAAATTCGTACTCACATTGCAAAACTTCATGCACATAGTACGCAATTCTATGGATATGCACTATTACCTGGTGAACTTGAGGCAATCTGTGATCTTGTTGCTGCTTTCAATTGTGAATCGGATATTGCTCCAGAACATATTGCTAGCAGTTATTACCGATACTCTGTCGATGAATGGGCTAACTATGCACATAGCGAATTTCCAAGAAGCAGCGCAATCATCGATTCGCGCAACGCTCAATTCAAGAAACTCCACCGTAAAGATAATTCTAATGAATATCTACTGGATGACTGGGAAGTCGCACACGCTAATAAACTGCTTACCACAATTCTGACAGCAATGATTGAATTACGACATGATGGTCTGCTCGGAGGTGAAAAATCGTTCGCTATCATCTGGATCTCTGATTCGGATCACAGCATCATGTCTCAGTCTGCTAAAGCGCTGAATTCTGATGCTATCTACAAAACGTATATACAAGAGTTTTGTGATTGA
- a CDS encoding tryptophan synthase subunit alpha — MASVSECFERLRNQGRCALIPFLTAGDPDLETTAQALQILDRNGADLIELGVPYSDPLADGPVIQAAATRSLANGTRLDDVLQLVKQVAPSLRSPIILFTYYNPILNRGIESFLKEISEAGAKGLVVPDLPLEEAETLLRPAKEYGIELILLVAPTSPPERIAAIAQQSQGFIYLVSTTGVTGMRSQMESRVKDLIAELRQVTDKAIGVGFGISQPEQARQVMNWGADAAIVGSAFVKRLSEGSPAEGLKAIEEFCQTLRSAIITD, encoded by the coding sequence ATGGCTTCAGTGTCGGAATGTTTTGAGCGGCTACGGAATCAGGGTCGGTGTGCGTTGATTCCTTTTTTAACTGCCGGAGATCCGGATTTAGAGACGACCGCTCAGGCGTTGCAGATTCTCGATCGCAATGGAGCCGATTTAATCGAGTTGGGCGTTCCTTATTCTGATCCGTTGGCGGATGGCCCGGTGATTCAAGCGGCAGCCACACGATCGCTCGCTAATGGAACCCGACTCGATGATGTTCTGCAATTAGTAAAGCAGGTTGCTCCGAGCTTGCGATCGCCGATCATTCTCTTCACTTACTACAATCCAATTCTGAATCGCGGCATTGAATCCTTTTTGAAGGAGATTTCTGAAGCGGGTGCGAAAGGTTTAGTAGTTCCAGATTTGCCACTAGAAGAGGCTGAAACACTGCTCCGTCCCGCAAAAGAATACGGGATTGAATTAATTCTGTTGGTTGCACCGACGAGTCCACCGGAGAGAATCGCAGCGATCGCGCAACAGTCGCAAGGGTTTATCTATTTAGTGAGTACAACGGGTGTCACCGGAATGCGATCGCAAATGGAATCGCGGGTGAAAGATTTAATCGCAGAGTTGCGACAGGTGACGGATAAAGCGATCGGTGTTGGATTTGGGATTTCACAACCGGAACAGGCGCGGCAAGTGATGAACTGGGGCGCAGATGCGGCGATCGTCGGAAGTGCGTTTGTGAAGCGATTGTCTGAGGGATCGCCTGCGGAGGGATTGAAAGCGATCGAGGAGTTTTGTCAGACGTTGAGAAGTGCGATCATTACAGATTAG
- a CDS encoding DUF3007 family protein gives MRRIDAIGITFGVFLAGGLAFLALQGAGLDSVSAGIWSQLLLVGGLIGWLASYLFRVLSKNMTYNQQLKDYEEAVLRKRLEELTPEELEKIQAEIEAERKKQGS, from the coding sequence ATGCGACGAATTGACGCGATCGGGATTACGTTTGGTGTGTTTTTAGCGGGCGGACTTGCGTTTCTGGCACTTCAGGGCGCAGGTCTGGACAGCGTTAGCGCAGGAATTTGGAGTCAGTTGCTGTTAGTCGGCGGCTTGATTGGATGGTTGGCGAGTTACCTGTTTCGGGTGCTGTCAAAGAACATGACGTACAACCAGCAGCTTAAGGATTACGAAGAAGCCGTCCTCCGCAAGCGCTTAGAAGAATTAACTCCTGAAGAATTAGAGAAAATTCAGGCAGAGATTGAAGCGGAACGGAAAAAGCAAGGTTCTTAG
- the ndhL gene encoding NAD(P)H-quinone oxidoreductase subunit L produces the protein MDVALLYLALGGAYLVVVPLIIFFYLKSRWYVASSVERGFMYFMVFLYFPGMLLLAPFLNFRPKARQIEA, from the coding sequence ATGGATGTAGCACTTCTATACCTCGCTTTGGGCGGCGCTTACCTGGTGGTTGTGCCCTTAATCATCTTTTTCTATCTGAAGTCGCGCTGGTATGTGGCAAGTTCAGTTGAGCGGGGCTTTATGTATTTCATGGTGTTTCTCTATTTTCCGGGAATGCTCTTGCTTGCGCCGTTCTTGAATTTCAGACCGAAAGCGCGACAGATAGAAGCTTAG
- a CDS encoding ATP-dependent Clp protease proteolytic subunit, giving the protein MESPIKAVQSSNYYGDASYRTPPPDLASLMLKERIVYLGGPLHSIDEYRRNPNQDYTRLIIAQLLYLQFDDPEKPIYFYINSTGTSWEGETIGFETEAFAVCDTLSYIKPPVHTICIGQAVGTAAMILSAGTKGFRASLPHATIVLNQPKSGTRGQATDIQIRAKEVLENRAAILDILSKNTGQPIEKIVKDTDRTFYMTPQEAKEYGLIDRVLESTKQLPKPVAALT; this is encoded by the coding sequence ATGGAATCACCGATTAAGGCTGTTCAGTCCTCAAATTATTATGGCGATGCCTCTTACCGCACGCCCCCACCCGATTTAGCATCTCTGATGCTGAAAGAGCGCATTGTTTATCTTGGCGGCCCCCTGCACTCGATCGATGAATATCGTAGAAACCCCAACCAAGATTACACCCGATTGATCATCGCGCAACTGCTGTATCTGCAATTCGACGATCCGGAAAAGCCGATTTATTTCTACATCAACTCAACCGGAACTTCCTGGGAAGGTGAAACGATCGGGTTTGAAACCGAAGCGTTTGCAGTCTGCGACACCCTTAGCTACATCAAGCCTCCGGTGCATACGATTTGTATCGGGCAGGCGGTTGGTACAGCCGCAATGATTCTCTCGGCGGGAACCAAGGGATTCCGCGCAAGTCTGCCGCACGCGACGATCGTTCTCAACCAACCGAAATCGGGAACACGCGGACAAGCAACCGATATCCAGATCCGGGCGAAAGAAGTTCTAGAAAACCGAGCTGCAATCCTCGACATCCTGTCTAAGAACACTGGACAACCGATCGAGAAAATCGTTAAAGACACCGATCGCACCTTCTATATGACACCGCAAGAAGCGAAAGAATATGGACTGATCGATCGAGTTCTCGAAAGTACCAAGCAACTGCCCAAACCTGTTGCCGCTTTGACTTAA
- a CDS encoding ATP-dependent Clp protease proteolytic subunit has protein sequence MQVPYRLPGSQYVQWVDIYTRMAFERIIFLDGEIDDNTANSIVALLLYLHSEDATKPIYLYINSYGERIGGGVSSLAASMAIYDTMQYIKAPVHTICMGMAASSAVLLLSSGTKGSRLSLPNAEIVLSPQYGRSRGQATDIQVDAQKVLADRATFLQILSLNTGHTVEKLSKDLDRRFYLTAQEAKDYGLIDRVLTSTKELPKQLPALV, from the coding sequence ATGCAAGTTCCTTACCGTCTTCCCGGTAGCCAATATGTGCAGTGGGTCGATATCTACACCCGCATGGCATTCGAGCGGATTATCTTTCTCGATGGCGAGATTGATGACAATACTGCGAATAGCATTGTTGCGCTACTGTTGTATCTCCATTCAGAAGACGCAACCAAGCCGATTTATCTGTACATCAATTCGTATGGTGAGCGGATCGGTGGCGGTGTGTCCTCGTTAGCGGCAAGCATGGCGATCTACGACACAATGCAGTACATCAAAGCGCCGGTGCATACGATTTGTATGGGCATGGCAGCGAGTAGTGCAGTGTTGCTGCTGTCATCCGGTACAAAGGGATCGCGCCTGAGCTTACCGAATGCAGAGATTGTTTTATCTCCGCAGTATGGACGATCGCGAGGACAAGCAACCGATATTCAAGTCGATGCCCAAAAGGTACTTGCCGATCGTGCAACCTTCCTGCAAATTCTGTCGCTCAACACTGGTCACACTGTCGAAAAACTCAGCAAAGATCTCGATCGACGCTTCTATCTCACCGCTCAGGAAGCAAAAGACTATGGACTGATCGATCGGGTTCTCACCAGCACTAAAGAGTTACCCAAACAATTGCCCGCCCTCGTTTAA
- a CDS encoding ATP-dependent Clp protease proteolytic subunit, with protein MPIGTPKVPYRLPGSSYEQWIDIYQRLSLERIIFLSQDVDDNIANQIVAIMLYLDSEDPTKPIQLYINSPGGSVTAGMAIYDTMQHIKSEVITICVGLAASMGAFLLAAGSKGKRVALPHSRIMIHQPLGGTGRQQATDIEIEAREIIRMRHQLNGMLSDRTGQPLEKIEKDTDRDYFMSAAEAKEYGLIDRVIETV; from the coding sequence ATGCCAATTGGAACTCCAAAAGTCCCGTATCGTTTACCGGGTAGCTCATACGAGCAATGGATCGATATTTATCAGCGCTTAAGCTTAGAGCGGATTATCTTCTTAAGCCAAGATGTCGATGACAATATCGCGAATCAGATCGTGGCAATCATGCTCTATCTCGATTCCGAAGATCCGACCAAACCGATCCAGTTGTATATCAATTCTCCTGGGGGATCAGTCACCGCAGGAATGGCGATCTACGACACGATGCAGCACATTAAATCCGAAGTGATCACAATCTGTGTCGGGCTTGCTGCTTCAATGGGAGCCTTTCTTCTCGCCGCTGGCAGCAAAGGAAAGCGCGTTGCACTGCCGCACTCTCGAATCATGATTCACCAACCCTTGGGTGGAACCGGACGACAACAAGCGACCGACATCGAGATCGAAGCTAGAGAAATTATTCGGATGCGGCACCAGTTGAATGGAATGCTGTCAGACCGCACCGGACAACCGCTTGAGAAGATCGAAAAAGACACCGATCGCGATTACTTTATGTCCGCCGCAGAAGCGAAAGAATACGGACTGATCGATCGCGTCATCGAAACGGTCTAA
- a CDS encoding DnaJ domain-containing protein has product MNIADSYRLLGLRTGATHEDIKAAYRKLARQLHPDMNPEDDRAKERFIRITEAYQFLLGIIAEKPPDPTEAPSAEPQSAEPPKVTIKVTHPQTAPELSLIDRQLLQTSYEQLQDFFKLKKFPRAIALVEGLAQRFPDHPDVRQWQAITYHRWAQHLIQERNYEKARLYLKKALRTDPHNRRLWAEIDQDFRRLEERVYRRR; this is encoded by the coding sequence ATGAATATTGCTGATTCTTACCGACTGTTAGGGCTAAGGACGGGAGCAACTCACGAAGACATCAAAGCTGCCTACCGTAAACTAGCGCGGCAATTACACCCGGACATGAATCCGGAGGACGATCGCGCCAAAGAACGCTTCATTCGCATCACCGAGGCGTACCAGTTTTTATTGGGGATCATCGCTGAGAAGCCGCCCGACCCTACTGAAGCACCATCGGCAGAACCCCAATCGGCAGAACCCCCTAAAGTGACCATTAAAGTAACTCATCCCCAAACCGCACCCGAACTTTCCCTGATCGATCGCCAATTGCTACAAACCTCCTACGAGCAATTGCAGGATTTCTTCAAGCTGAAGAAATTCCCACGGGCGATCGCGCTAGTGGAAGGACTTGCCCAGCGCTTCCCAGATCACCCCGATGTACGCCAATGGCAAGCGATTACTTATCACCGCTGGGCACAACATCTCATTCAGGAGCGCAACTATGAAAAAGCGCGGCTTTACCTGAAAAAGGCTCTCCGCACTGATCCCCACAATCGGCGGCTTTGGGCGGAAATTGACCAGGATTTTCGACGATTAGAAGAAAGAGTTTATCGGCGACGATGA
- a CDS encoding ATP-binding protein, whose translation MIAMSPRPVGRNWNTVSFPSTLYLLPILDLLLSKVPARWKAEVRLGLQEALVNAAKHGNCLDPCKKVLIQFSMVADEYWWIISDQGSGFEAPECCCVEEAEEHLPQHEGESGRGLYILYQVFDQVEWNREGTELRLCKQVRNAHRSPLVV comes from the coding sequence GTGATTGCGATGTCTCCTCGTCCGGTTGGACGCAATTGGAATACGGTCAGCTTTCCTTCAACGCTGTATCTTCTTCCGATTCTTGATCTTCTGCTGTCAAAAGTTCCCGCCCGCTGGAAAGCCGAGGTGAGGTTGGGATTGCAGGAAGCTCTTGTCAACGCCGCAAAGCATGGAAACTGCCTTGATCCCTGCAAAAAAGTCCTGATTCAGTTTTCAATGGTTGCTGACGAATACTGGTGGATTATTTCAGATCAGGGATCTGGATTTGAAGCGCCTGAATGCTGCTGTGTAGAAGAGGCAGAAGAACACCTTCCTCAGCATGAAGGCGAATCTGGACGAGGTTTGTACATTCTGTATCAAGTGTTTGACCAGGTTGAGTGGAATCGTGAAGGGACAGAACTAAGGCTATGTAAGCAGGTTCGGAATGCTCACCGATCGCCATTAGTAGTTTAG
- a CDS encoding NAD(P)H-hydrate dehydratase: MRSIEQRLFDAGMPVTALMEKVAGRLSDRIVSLYPSACKVGVLVGSGHNGGDALVVARELHFRGYDVRLCCPFSRCKELTTSHLQYAKSLGIPCDAEIDSLRSSDFLIDGLFGFGLTRSLEAPISTMVDSVNEWNLPIVSIDLPSGLHTDTGRPLRAAIRATHTLCLGLWKLGLLQDHALEFVGQAELIDFDIPLTDIAAVLGDPPQIQRVTSAWAMSALPLHRPASTHKYKMGHLLLICGSRRYAGGALLTGLGARSSGVGMLSIAVPESLKPTLSAQLPEALIIGCPETKSGAVAELSQIDLSAFDAIACGPGLTLDAAAIVGQVLASDRAVVLDADGLNALAQFGTVPTLQKRQAATILTPHLGEFNRLFPDLAVECRVTAVQQAAKSTGAIVLLKGARIAIASPEAQTRINPKSTPALARGGSGDVLTGLLGGLLAQNLADQPPIPLLGLTQTAAWWHAEAGILAAQNRTELGVDAHTLTQFLIPALVSQQQKTFF, encoded by the coding sequence ATGAGATCGATCGAGCAGCGCCTATTTGATGCGGGAATGCCCGTTACCGCACTGATGGAAAAGGTTGCTGGAAGGCTGAGCGATCGCATTGTCAGCCTGTATCCTTCTGCTTGCAAAGTTGGAGTTCTCGTCGGGTCAGGGCATAACGGCGGAGATGCCTTAGTGGTGGCGCGAGAACTGCACTTTCGAGGGTATGACGTGCGATTGTGCTGTCCCTTCTCTCGCTGCAAAGAGCTAACCACCAGTCACCTACAGTACGCAAAAAGTTTAGGCATTCCTTGTGACGCAGAAATCGACAGTTTGCGATCGTCTGACTTTTTAATTGATGGCTTATTTGGCTTTGGGCTAACCCGATCGCTCGAAGCCCCGATTTCTACAATGGTTGATTCTGTCAATGAATGGAATTTACCGATCGTCAGCATTGATCTGCCATCAGGACTGCACACCGATACAGGTCGCCCCCTTAGAGCCGCAATCCGAGCCACTCACACGCTCTGTCTCGGCTTATGGAAACTCGGCTTACTGCAAGATCATGCCTTGGAGTTTGTCGGTCAAGCTGAATTAATTGATTTTGATATTCCCCTAACTGACATCGCTGCGGTGTTAGGCGATCCGCCCCAAATTCAACGAGTTACCTCAGCCTGGGCAATGTCCGCCTTACCGCTTCATCGTCCTGCCTCAACTCATAAATATAAGATGGGGCATTTGCTACTAATCTGCGGCTCTCGTCGATATGCAGGTGGAGCGCTACTAACTGGACTCGGCGCACGATCGAGCGGCGTGGGAATGCTGTCGATCGCCGTTCCCGAATCGCTCAAACCGACCCTTTCCGCTCAACTGCCCGAAGCCTTAATCATTGGTTGTCCTGAAACTAAATCCGGCGCGGTCGCCGAGCTTTCACAAATCGATTTGAGCGCATTTGATGCAATCGCTTGCGGCCCCGGATTAACGCTCGATGCCGCTGCGATCGTCGGTCAGGTTTTAGCGTCCGATCGCGCAGTCGTGCTCGATGCCGATGGATTAAATGCTTTAGCGCAATTTGGAACCGTTCCGACTCTTCAAAAGCGCCAAGCTGCAACGATTCTTACACCGCATCTCGGCGAGTTTAACCGCTTATTTCCGGATCTTGCGGTTGAATGTCGAGTGACTGCGGTTCAGCAAGCGGCAAAATCAACAGGTGCAATCGTACTGCTTAAGGGAGCAAGAATTGCGATCGCATCTCCCGAAGCGCAAACAAGAATTAACCCAAAGAGTACCCCAGCGCTTGCCCGTGGCGGTAGCGGCGATGTCTTGACCGGACTACTCGGCGGACTCCTGGCACAAAATCTTGCAGATCAGCCTCCAATTCCGCTGCTCGGTCTGACTCAGACTGCTGCCTGGTGGCATGCTGAAGCAGGCATTCTCGCGGCTCAAAACCGCACAGAGCTTGGAGTTGATGCCCATACGTTGACTCAATTTCTGATTCCAGCCCTAGTAAGTCAACAACAAAAAACATTTTTTTAA